The genomic window AGGAATGGCTGCTCAAGTCGATTTTGTCTGGCTGCGGCAAGCCTTCGAAGGAATCGAATCCCCAGTGGCGCTCTGTGGCTTGATAGGTTCCCTCCAGCGTTTTGCAAATCATGGCCGAGCCCACGCCGCCCAGCACGCCGCATTCCGCTGTGCTGCCACCGAGTTGGTTTACCGCGTGGGCGAGTTGAATCAAAGTAAAACGGCGATCGATAATTCGCGTTTTCGGCAGGCCGCCGGCTGCGTCCGGACCGAGATATTTCTCGTACGGAGCGAGCCAGGACCAATCGTTGGGCCACACCAAGTGCCCCTTGTATAAAAACCGGCCTGACCAGGCGGCCAGTTGCTCCAACATTTGGCTGCGCAACTTTTGACAGGCAGGACAAGCGGCCAAATGTTGCGTGACGGCTTGCTGTTGGTCAGCTGGCAGTTTTCCCGCCGCGGCGCTGGCTAGAATGGCCGGATCGAAACAGCTTGCGGAAGCGGACGCTCCCGCCGTCGCAGACTGCCGATTTGTTAACACGCTGTACGAAGCGGATCGAGTCGGCGCTGAAACACTCTGCGACATCGCGGCACCAGCCTATCGCTATTCCAATGGATGTCCGACACGGGCAGGCCGTGGGCGGCATTCCTGGTTCAGTAGAACGGAACGTAGGAAGTCGATGCGCGCCCGTCATCGAGTATTATCGGACCGTAGCGATTAGGAAGTTGAGGCAAAATAATCGCTCGCAACCGGCGGCATGTCGATGCCAGCATCAGGCTTCCAGCGAAAGCCGTTCGGTTGGGGTTTGCATTACGCCCTGAGGAACA from Pirellulales bacterium includes these protein-coding regions:
- a CDS encoding TylF/MycF/NovP-related O-methyltransferase, with the protein product MSQSVSAPTRSASYSVLTNRQSATAGASASASCFDPAILASAAAGKLPADQQQAVTQHLAACPACQKLRSQMLEQLAAWSGRFLYKGHLVWPNDWSWLAPYEKYLGPDAAGGLPKTRIIDRRFTLIQLAHAVNQLGGSTAECGVLGGVGSAMICKTLEGTYQATERHWGFDSFEGLPQPDKIDLSSHSWQKKGSLAISPQVALNNLADFEFCTLVKGWIPNCFEPAQAHRFRLVHIDLDLYQPTLDSLQFFYPRTNAGGVFVLDDYGHLTCPGVRQAVDEFFADKQEPVIESVCGTAFVFKATSTSPDIHT